The Microbacterium limosum genome contains a region encoding:
- a CDS encoding NUDIX domain-containing protein — protein sequence MSTAQPEPRRIRVSAAVIRDDAGRLLVVRKGGTTAFMQPGGKPEPGETPSETLSRELEEELGVRVDAADLRPLGRFTAAAANEPGFLVVADVFEASLGSQRPRVGAEIAELRWIGAVDAGGVDVAPLAREYFLPGPDTASRAREARR from the coding sequence GTGAGCACCGCGCAGCCCGAGCCCCGCCGCATCCGCGTGTCGGCGGCCGTCATCCGAGACGACGCCGGCCGGCTGCTCGTGGTGCGCAAGGGGGGCACGACCGCGTTCATGCAGCCCGGCGGCAAGCCCGAACCGGGCGAGACCCCGTCCGAGACCCTCAGCCGTGAGCTCGAGGAGGAGCTCGGCGTGCGGGTCGACGCCGCAGACCTGCGCCCCCTCGGACGGTTCACGGCTGCCGCCGCCAACGAGCCGGGCTTCCTCGTCGTCGCCGACGTGTTCGAGGCGTCGCTCGGCTCTCAGCGCCCGCGGGTCGGGGCCGAGATCGCGGAGCTGCGCTGGATCGGCGCGGTCGACGCCGGCGGGGTGGATGTCGCGCCCCTCGCCCGCGAGTACTTCCTGCCCGGCCCCGACACGGCGTCCCGGGCGCGAGAAGCACGTCGTTGA
- a CDS encoding SDR family NAD(P)-dependent oxidoreductase, with the protein MDPDELAITLKVLGGMASVDQAHPDYVAVRRATAAMFKAVKKVRRREIREAIATADRAVVAATATGAPDRIDDETRGIPISTSTTAPTAGTLLKARGCYICKQPYTLVDAFYHQLCPDCAAMSHAKRNARTDLTGRRALLTGGRAKIGMYIALRLLRDGAHTTITTRFPRDAVRRFSSLPDAPEWIDRLKIVGIDLRDPAQVIGLADDVAAAGTLDILINNATQTVRRSPGAYQPLVDAELAPLPEGPLPELVTFGHTNDRHPQALERSVGAHPILAAAAARAEELTEQAMSAGSSSLERLAAGTAIDAGGLLPDLDHINSWTQRVDQVDPLEMLEVQLANTTAPFLLVSKLRPSLAASPAPRTYIVNVSAMEGVFGRGYKGPGHPHTNMAKAAVNMLTRTSAREMFETDGILMTSVDTGWITDERPHPTKVRLAEEGFHAPLDLVDGAARVYDPIVRGEAGEDLFGVFLKDYAPGNW; encoded by the coding sequence ATCGACCCCGACGAGCTCGCGATCACCCTGAAGGTGCTCGGGGGCATGGCCTCTGTCGACCAGGCCCACCCCGACTACGTCGCCGTGCGTCGCGCGACCGCCGCGATGTTCAAGGCCGTGAAGAAGGTGCGCCGGCGCGAGATCCGCGAGGCGATCGCGACCGCCGACCGGGCAGTGGTCGCCGCGACCGCGACGGGGGCGCCCGACCGCATCGACGACGAGACCCGCGGCATCCCGATCAGTACGTCCACGACGGCGCCGACGGCGGGCACGCTGCTCAAGGCGCGCGGCTGCTACATCTGCAAGCAGCCGTACACGCTCGTCGACGCGTTCTACCACCAGCTGTGTCCCGACTGCGCGGCGATGAGCCACGCCAAGCGCAACGCCCGCACCGATCTCACCGGGCGTCGCGCGCTGCTCACCGGCGGTCGCGCGAAGATCGGCATGTACATCGCGCTGCGCCTCCTGCGCGACGGGGCCCACACGACGATCACGACCCGCTTCCCGCGGGACGCGGTGCGCCGCTTCAGCAGCCTGCCCGACGCCCCCGAGTGGATCGACCGGCTGAAGATCGTGGGGATCGACCTGCGGGATCCTGCGCAGGTCATCGGCCTGGCCGACGACGTCGCCGCGGCCGGCACGCTCGACATCCTGATCAACAACGCCACGCAGACCGTCCGGCGCTCGCCGGGGGCGTACCAGCCGCTCGTGGATGCCGAGCTCGCGCCGCTGCCGGAGGGTCCGCTGCCCGAGCTGGTGACGTTCGGGCACACGAACGACCGGCACCCGCAGGCGCTCGAGCGTTCGGTGGGCGCCCACCCGATCCTGGCGGCCGCGGCGGCCCGCGCGGAGGAGCTGACCGAGCAGGCGATGAGCGCCGGATCGAGCTCGCTCGAGCGGCTCGCGGCGGGCACGGCGATCGATGCGGGCGGGCTGCTGCCCGATCTCGACCACATCAACTCCTGGACGCAGCGCGTGGATCAGGTCGACCCGCTCGAGATGCTCGAGGTGCAGCTGGCGAACACGACGGCACCGTTCCTGCTCGTGTCGAAGCTGCGTCCCTCGCTCGCCGCGAGCCCCGCGCCGCGCACGTACATCGTGAACGTCAGTGCGATGGAGGGCGTCTTCGGGCGGGGCTACAAGGGCCCGGGGCATCCGCACACGAACATGGCGAAGGCCGCGGTGAACATGCTCACGCGCACGAGCGCGCGCGAGATGTTCGAGACCGACGGCATCCTCATGACGAGCGTCGACACCGGCTGGATCACCGATGAGCGCCCGCACCCGACGAAGGTGCGGCTGGCGGAGGAGGGGTTCCACGCCCCGCTGGATCTCGTCGACGGCGCGGCGCGCGTGTACGACCCGATCGTGCGGGGCGAGGCGGGCGAGGATCTCTTCGGGGTCTTCCTCAAGGACTACGCCCCCGGCAACTGGTGA
- a CDS encoding NADPH-dependent oxidoreductase, which produces MTSELLDLRYGGAAPATTATGNEVIPLLLRHRSVRSFTEEGIDDETMTAIVAAAQSAATSSNMQAWSVVEVRDAARKDALSRLAGDQAFIREAPVFLVFVADWARHRAVASHRGEPADGVDYMESTLVGVIDAALAAQNATVAAESLGLGAVYVGAVRNAPEAISDLLELPRGAFPVMGMALGHPDPRDRAGIKPRLPQSVVRHRETYRASPDETIGAYDHAVREYYCGQGAARGWIETIVGRIRSGASLRGRDGMRASLERRGLPSR; this is translated from the coding sequence ATGACCTCAGAACTGCTCGATCTGCGATACGGCGGCGCGGCGCCCGCCACGACGGCGACGGGGAACGAGGTGATCCCCCTCCTGCTGCGGCACCGCTCCGTGCGTTCGTTCACGGAGGAGGGGATCGACGACGAGACGATGACGGCGATCGTCGCCGCCGCGCAGTCCGCGGCGACGAGCTCGAACATGCAGGCCTGGTCGGTCGTCGAGGTGAGGGATGCCGCGCGCAAGGACGCCCTCTCGCGCCTGGCGGGCGATCAGGCGTTCATCCGCGAGGCCCCCGTCTTCCTCGTCTTCGTGGCGGACTGGGCGCGCCACCGTGCCGTCGCATCGCATCGCGGCGAGCCCGCGGACGGCGTGGACTACATGGAGAGCACGCTCGTCGGCGTCATCGACGCGGCCCTCGCCGCGCAGAACGCCACGGTCGCGGCGGAGTCGCTGGGTCTCGGCGCCGTGTACGTGGGAGCGGTGCGCAACGCGCCCGAGGCGATCTCCGACCTTCTCGAGCTGCCGCGGGGCGCGTTCCCCGTCATGGGGATGGCGCTCGGCCACCCCGACCCGCGCGACCGGGCGGGCATCAAGCCGCGGCTCCCGCAATCCGTCGTGCGGCACCGGGAGACCTATCGGGCGTCGCCCGACGAGACGATCGGCGCGTACGATCACGCCGTCCGGGAGTACTACTGCGGACAGGGTGCGGCGCGCGGCTGGATCGAGACGATCGTGGGGCGCATCCGCAGCGGGGCGAGCCTGCGGGGGCGCGACGGCATGCGCGCCTCCCTCGAGCGGCGCGGCCTGCCGTCGCGCTGA
- a CDS encoding substrate-binding domain-containing protein: MECRSACAERSIPTSRRMSSSRRRALEAAGIALSPELVRPTEHWDRATGAATTRRLIDDGVAFDAVFALNDTLGLGALRALGEAGIRVPDDVALIGFDNIDEARYSVPSMSSIDTGRDRIAEMAVDLLLERIHEKGERRPPRTLTPDFRVVGRESTGFAGGG; this comes from the coding sequence ATCGAGTGCCGCTCGGCGTGCGCCGAGAGGTCGATACCCACGAGCCGGCGCATGTCCTCGTCGAGGCGGCGCGCGCTCGAGGCGGCGGGGATCGCGCTCTCCCCCGAGCTGGTGCGCCCGACCGAGCACTGGGACCGGGCCACGGGGGCCGCCACCACGCGACGCCTGATCGACGACGGCGTGGCGTTCGACGCCGTGTTCGCCCTCAACGACACCCTCGGCCTGGGTGCGCTCCGGGCACTCGGCGAGGCCGGCATCCGCGTTCCCGACGATGTGGCGCTCATCGGCTTCGACAACATCGACGAGGCCCGCTATTCGGTGCCGTCCATGTCGAGCATCGACACGGGCCGCGATCGGATCGCCGAGATGGCGGTCGACCTGCTGCTCGAGCGCATCCACGAGAAGGGCGAACGGCGGCCGCCGCGCACCCTCACGCCCGATTTCCGCGTCGTCGGACGCGAATCGACGGGATTCGCCGGCGGGGGATGA
- a CDS encoding glycosyltransferase: MPAIDALRDLVAALAPERRGLPLVVSVGRLHRVKGMAPLVRAWVDSGAQARANLLIVGGDLREPSLDEREQLDAIEAIVPAAERARAGLVLAGHRPNDITARWLAAARFGLEGVIAPSGVYACASIKEEFGIALLEAMATGLYVVAPAGGGPATYVEDGTTGTLTRTWDEQALAAALVAALDAAGESDDVRPERSRGMVRDRFTIQRMAAALDEVYAGVAREEAELRAVVEAAS, from the coding sequence GTGCCCGCGATCGACGCGCTGCGCGACCTCGTCGCGGCCCTCGCCCCCGAGCGCCGGGGCCTTCCGCTCGTCGTCAGCGTCGGGCGGCTGCACCGCGTGAAGGGCATGGCCCCCCTCGTGCGGGCCTGGGTCGACAGCGGTGCCCAGGCCCGCGCGAACCTCCTGATCGTCGGCGGCGACCTGCGCGAGCCGTCGCTCGACGAGCGCGAGCAGCTCGATGCGATCGAGGCGATCGTCCCGGCCGCCGAGCGCGCCCGCGCGGGCCTCGTGCTGGCGGGGCACCGGCCCAACGACATCACCGCGCGGTGGCTGGCCGCCGCCCGGTTCGGGCTCGAGGGCGTGATCGCGCCGAGCGGCGTCTACGCCTGCGCGAGCATCAAGGAGGAGTTCGGCATCGCCCTGCTCGAGGCGATGGCCACGGGGTTGTATGTCGTCGCCCCCGCGGGCGGCGGTCCGGCCACGTACGTCGAGGACGGCACGACGGGAACGCTCACCCGGACATGGGACGAGCAGGCCCTCGCGGCCGCCCTGGTGGCGGCGCTCGACGCGGCGGGCGAGTCGGACGATGTCCGCCCGGAGCGGTCGCGGGGGATGGTGCGCGACCGGTTCACGATCCAGCGCATGGCGGCGGCGCTCGACGAGGTCTATGCCGGGGTGGCCCGCGAGGAGGCGGAACTGCGCGCCGTCGTGGAGGCGGCGTCGTGA
- a CDS encoding glycosyltransferase has product MTLLLISPDYASHLLPLATIATAWRDRGHRVVVATGPATADIVAGFGFERVHLQLGRGSNPGVIRADEQPRDEADSLRGFFAATREGMVPTLAYQAKERLTDLMWDPVAAGRATLRIVADLRPEAILIDHLAFSARLALDAAGHDYADVVLGHPSALPVRDELYGFPPAWPDAFRPTGAELSALRELCERVSRNFTREWNRATAQLDAAATPTASAFATHGPRVFYNYPAQLRPEASVDGAVFLGSTRRVEPADAEVEAWLADAVPFVYVSFGSFLSVRADVLRRVADALRALGVRAAIASGSTPVAELGEIPGGWLVRPYLPQVRLLGAAAAAVTHGGNNSVTEALGACVPLLVLPFSTDQFAGAAAIEAARVGLSLDPNVADGSAIADAVASLLDGRAVDAATLEAIAADQRAAPGPERAYRSLTSARIAEASSDAVR; this is encoded by the coding sequence GTGACGCTGCTGCTCATCAGCCCCGACTACGCCTCCCACCTGCTGCCCCTCGCGACGATCGCCACGGCGTGGCGGGATCGCGGGCATCGGGTCGTCGTCGCGACGGGCCCCGCGACCGCCGACATCGTCGCGGGCTTCGGCTTCGAGCGAGTGCACCTGCAGCTCGGGCGCGGCTCGAATCCCGGCGTCATCCGGGCCGACGAGCAGCCCCGCGACGAGGCGGACTCGCTGCGGGGCTTCTTCGCCGCGACGCGCGAGGGGATGGTCCCGACGCTCGCCTACCAGGCGAAGGAGCGTCTCACCGACCTGATGTGGGACCCGGTGGCGGCTGGCCGCGCGACGCTGCGGATCGTCGCAGATCTGCGGCCCGAGGCGATCCTCATCGACCACCTCGCCTTCAGTGCACGGCTGGCCCTGGACGCCGCGGGCCACGACTACGCCGACGTCGTGCTCGGGCACCCGAGCGCGCTCCCCGTGCGCGACGAGCTCTACGGGTTCCCGCCGGCGTGGCCGGACGCCTTCCGGCCCACGGGCGCGGAGCTGTCGGCCCTGCGCGAGCTGTGCGAGCGGGTGTCGCGGAACTTCACGAGAGAGTGGAACCGCGCCACGGCGCAGCTGGATGCCGCGGCGACGCCGACCGCGAGCGCTTTCGCCACGCACGGCCCGCGGGTCTTCTACAACTATCCGGCGCAGCTGCGGCCGGAGGCATCCGTCGACGGGGCCGTCTTCCTCGGCTCGACCCGACGCGTCGAGCCCGCGGACGCCGAGGTCGAGGCCTGGCTCGCGGACGCCGTGCCCTTCGTCTACGTGAGCTTCGGCAGCTTCCTCTCGGTGCGCGCAGACGTGCTGCGCCGCGTCGCCGACGCCCTGCGGGCACTCGGGGTGCGCGCCGCGATCGCGTCGGGGTCGACCCCCGTGGCCGAGCTCGGCGAGATCCCGGGCGGGTGGCTCGTGCGGCCCTACCTGCCGCAGGTGCGCCTGCTGGGCGCCGCGGCCGCGGCCGTCACGCACGGCGGCAACAATTCCGTGACGGAGGCGCTCGGGGCGTGCGTGCCGCTGCTCGTGCTGCCCTTCTCCACCGACCAGTTCGCGGGCGCCGCGGCGATCGAGGCGGCGCGCGTGGGGCTCTCGCTCGATCCGAACGTCGCCGATGGGTCGGCGATCGCGGACGCGGTGGCGTCGCTCCTGGACGGGCGGGCCGTCGACGCCGCGACGCTCGAGGCGATCGCGGCGGACCAGCGGGCCGCACCCGGACCCGAACGCGCCTACCGCTCGCTGACGAGCGCGCGCATCGCCGAGGCATCCTCGGACGCCGTGCGGTAG
- a CDS encoding galactosyltransferase-related protein: MRPATVVLPWRPAPSRLEAYDRVRGWYARMLPELTVTTIDSPDPVFNLALCRNLAVESLAEPDDVVVLGDADTIPEPAPLRAAIEAARTSGRVHLPYTAYHWLGAEGAAQFAAGIAPEDCRFELVRGACSGVYVTTRRTWESHGGQDPRFRGWGYEDAAAWQLAHTTLVGAPPQRHEGRVYALHHVAETRAGAQYDANAALMERYRTASEDASAMRALVSER; encoded by the coding sequence GTGCGTCCCGCGACCGTCGTCCTGCCCTGGCGCCCCGCACCGTCCCGCCTCGAGGCCTATGATCGCGTCCGTGGCTGGTACGCCCGCATGCTGCCGGAGCTGACGGTCACGACGATCGACTCCCCCGACCCGGTCTTCAACCTCGCGTTGTGCCGCAATCTGGCCGTCGAGTCGCTCGCCGAGCCGGACGACGTCGTCGTGCTCGGCGACGCCGACACGATCCCCGAGCCCGCGCCCCTGCGCGCGGCCATCGAGGCGGCCCGCACGTCGGGTCGCGTGCACCTGCCGTACACGGCGTACCACTGGCTCGGCGCCGAGGGTGCGGCGCAGTTCGCCGCCGGGATCGCCCCGGAGGACTGCCGCTTCGAGCTCGTGCGGGGCGCCTGCTCGGGGGTCTACGTGACGACGCGACGCACGTGGGAGAGCCACGGCGGGCAGGATCCGCGATTCCGGGGATGGGGTTACGAGGATGCCGCCGCGTGGCAGCTCGCCCACACGACGCTCGTGGGCGCTCCCCCGCAGCGACACGAGGGGCGCGTGTACGCCCTGCATCACGTCGCCGAGACGCGCGCGGGTGCGCAGTACGACGCGAACGCGGCCCTGATGGAGCGCTACCGCACGGCGTCCGAGGATGCCTCGGCGATGCGCGCGCTCGTCAGCGAGCGGTAG
- a CDS encoding ABC transporter substrate-binding protein gives MQTIPTRSRAVAAVASAGALVLLLAACGARDAGSSTDAPEGGTTSPGITDESITIGTTSPLTGNAAGVGTCAVDGATAYFETRNEEGGITFGDGKTRTVEFRAYDDKYDPQRALANFQQMQSDDVFGAALSLGTPTNRAWREAAIDAEFPQVLLQTGDPLFSDRSESPWQLGLLPVYQQEGEAFGEMLAASGTDHRVAILYQNDDFGQGYVEGFLSAVEGAENIDIVEELSFEATATDVNAQITELASSQADVFFNAMSSLAPLVIGSLQQANSIGWLPEIFLPSTSASPGAFLTPSGVADNFPAIYTTASSMNAGSPAFAESAEGQEFLSALAEHTSQEGVPAFPQCLWSWIGASVLEEAFTTMTEPTRESFMDALRSISDFPAPFLLDGGAIDTTQEDRPAMRDVVVQEYTGTGFTPVG, from the coding sequence ATGCAGACCATTCCCACCCGATCCCGCGCGGTTGCCGCGGTCGCGTCCGCCGGGGCGCTCGTCCTCCTCCTCGCCGCGTGCGGCGCTCGGGACGCCGGCTCCTCGACGGACGCGCCGGAAGGCGGCACAACCAGCCCGGGGATCACCGACGAGTCGATCACCATCGGGACGACATCGCCCCTCACCGGCAACGCAGCCGGTGTGGGCACGTGCGCCGTCGACGGCGCGACGGCCTACTTCGAGACCCGCAACGAGGAGGGCGGGATCACATTCGGCGACGGGAAGACCCGCACTGTCGAGTTCCGGGCCTACGACGACAAGTACGACCCGCAGCGCGCGCTCGCGAACTTCCAGCAGATGCAGTCGGATGACGTGTTCGGCGCGGCGTTGAGCCTCGGCACCCCGACGAATCGCGCGTGGCGGGAGGCGGCGATCGACGCGGAGTTCCCACAGGTCCTCCTGCAGACCGGGGATCCGCTCTTCAGCGACAGGTCGGAGAGCCCCTGGCAACTCGGTCTGCTGCCGGTCTATCAGCAGGAGGGCGAAGCGTTCGGGGAGATGCTGGCGGCATCCGGCACGGATCACCGCGTCGCGATCCTCTACCAGAACGACGATTTCGGCCAGGGCTACGTGGAGGGCTTCCTCTCGGCCGTCGAAGGGGCCGAGAACATCGATATCGTGGAGGAACTGAGCTTCGAAGCGACCGCGACGGACGTCAACGCCCAGATCACGGAACTGGCCTCCTCGCAGGCGGATGTCTTCTTCAACGCGATGTCCTCTCTGGCGCCGTTGGTGATCGGCTCGCTCCAGCAGGCGAACTCCATCGGATGGCTGCCGGAGATCTTCCTCCCCTCGACCTCGGCGAGCCCCGGCGCGTTCCTCACCCCGTCCGGGGTCGCGGACAACTTCCCCGCGATCTACACGACGGCATCGTCGATGAACGCGGGGTCGCCCGCGTTCGCGGAGAGCGCCGAGGGACAGGAGTTCCTCTCCGCGCTCGCAGAGCACACATCGCAGGAGGGAGTGCCGGCCTTCCCCCAGTGCTTGTGGAGCTGGATCGGGGCGAGCGTGCTCGAGGAGGCGTTCACCACGATGACCGAACCGACGCGGGAGAGCTTCATGGACGCCCTCCGATCGATCTCGGACTTCCCGGCGCCGTTCCTGTTGGACGGCGGAGCCATCGACACGACCCAGGAGGATCGCCCGGCCATGCGCGATGTCGTCGTACAGGAGTACACCGGCACGGGCTTCACCCCGGTCGGCTGA
- a CDS encoding LysR substrate-binding domain-containing protein: MSTTESALHAHVTRGELTFRQLAHFVAAADEGTISGAARRLQFSPSAISASITELERALGAELCVRRRAQGVTLTSTGALVLDKARRLLADVAELSYAVQGTGNDMSGPLVVGCFATLAPTVLPRVLDEYEDLHPRVSVDFVVGAQDELGAALLNGSIDAAIVYDMGGFHGIRTFELYEARGYALFGENHPLAAKEFVTMEELAAYPLVLFDQNPSTRYAMSMFEARGLVPRVRHRTHAFELTRSIVARSDSAYAVLVQRPVNTLTYEGLPIVEREIVPPPPAAKVVFAWAAGVEPSPRARALADLLRRQYPVS, from the coding sequence ATGTCCACAACGGAGTCGGCACTGCACGCACACGTCACCCGCGGGGAGCTGACCTTCCGTCAGCTCGCGCACTTCGTCGCCGCAGCGGACGAAGGGACGATCAGCGGCGCGGCGCGTCGGCTCCAGTTCTCGCCATCGGCGATCTCGGCGTCGATCACCGAGTTGGAGCGAGCGCTGGGGGCGGAGCTGTGCGTTCGACGGCGAGCGCAGGGGGTCACGCTCACCTCGACCGGTGCGCTCGTCCTCGACAAGGCGCGACGGCTCCTGGCCGATGTGGCGGAGCTCAGTTACGCGGTGCAGGGAACGGGCAATGACATGTCCGGACCCTTGGTCGTCGGGTGCTTCGCGACACTCGCTCCGACCGTGCTGCCGCGAGTCCTCGACGAGTACGAGGACCTGCACCCTCGCGTGTCCGTCGACTTCGTCGTGGGGGCCCAGGACGAGCTGGGCGCCGCGCTCCTGAACGGATCCATCGATGCCGCGATCGTGTACGACATGGGCGGGTTCCACGGCATCCGGACCTTCGAGCTCTACGAGGCTCGCGGATACGCACTGTTCGGTGAGAACCATCCGCTCGCGGCGAAGGAGTTCGTCACGATGGAGGAGCTCGCGGCCTACCCTCTCGTGCTGTTCGATCAGAACCCCAGCACGCGGTACGCGATGTCGATGTTCGAGGCGCGGGGCCTGGTCCCCAGGGTGCGACATCGGACGCACGCCTTCGAACTGACGCGCTCGATCGTGGCCCGCTCCGATTCGGCGTACGCCGTTCTGGTGCAGCGCCCGGTGAACACCCTCACCTACGAGGGTCTGCCCATCGTGGAGCGGGAGATCGTTCCCCCGCCGCCCGCGGCCAAGGTCGTCTTCGCCTGGGCCGCGGGCGTCGAGCCCTCTCCGCGCGCGCGGGCTCTGGCGGATCTGCTCCGCCGGCAGTATCCGGTCTCTTAA
- a CDS encoding acyl-CoA dehydrogenase family protein: MSTSILDTREQAPRSAPDPTLTADDLVARAQEMIPALRDRAAEVDRERRIPAETYRMLGDAGFFHILKPKKYGGLELSEHEHARVAMNLARGCASTAWVFSILSSDNMAILSFPEEVQDEIWGDDPYATLAGNTNLNPKATARKVEGGYRLTGQWGFCSGSDFSEWLIFNAPVGEAGEGHMFLVPHGEAETIDDWHPTGMRGTGSRSMAVRDVFVPERRVQATKDTVRKLAERRSLHPTFDTMWATWPSNGRFPFASCAVGAAWGAAEHFADTVGSSTRVANALGGAVRLADQDYVASEFAAAQGDIQMARLLIEKRSFEASQRARDRKESTEADIAREMRDNSLVTRTALRSVQQIFSLVGARAGSAEHPVSRAKRDVEMISHHVTLNWRQAAVRYLGSVA; this comes from the coding sequence ATGAGCACCAGCATTCTCGACACCCGCGAGCAGGCCCCGCGGTCGGCCCCCGATCCGACGCTGACGGCCGACGACCTGGTCGCGCGGGCGCAGGAGATGATCCCCGCCCTGCGGGACCGGGCCGCCGAGGTCGACCGCGAACGTCGCATACCCGCCGAGACATATCGCATGCTCGGTGACGCGGGGTTCTTTCACATCCTCAAGCCGAAGAAGTACGGCGGGCTGGAACTGAGCGAGCACGAGCACGCACGCGTGGCCATGAACCTCGCCCGCGGGTGCGCGTCGACGGCATGGGTGTTCTCGATCCTGAGCTCGGACAACATGGCGATCCTCTCGTTCCCGGAAGAGGTGCAGGACGAGATCTGGGGCGATGATCCCTACGCCACGCTTGCGGGCAACACGAACCTGAACCCGAAGGCCACCGCTCGGAAGGTCGAGGGCGGGTACCGCCTGACCGGCCAGTGGGGGTTCTGCAGCGGTTCCGACTTCTCCGAGTGGCTGATCTTCAACGCCCCCGTCGGTGAGGCCGGTGAGGGGCACATGTTCCTCGTCCCTCACGGCGAGGCCGAGACCATCGACGACTGGCACCCGACGGGGATGCGTGGCACGGGGAGTCGGTCCATGGCGGTTCGAGACGTCTTCGTGCCGGAGCGTCGCGTGCAGGCGACGAAGGACACGGTCCGAAAGCTCGCCGAGCGTCGTTCGCTGCATCCGACATTCGACACGATGTGGGCGACCTGGCCCTCGAACGGCCGCTTTCCGTTCGCCTCCTGCGCCGTCGGCGCGGCATGGGGCGCGGCCGAGCACTTCGCCGACACGGTGGGATCGAGCACCCGGGTCGCCAACGCGCTGGGCGGCGCGGTGCGCCTCGCCGACCAGGACTACGTCGCGAGCGAATTCGCGGCGGCTCAGGGGGACATCCAGATGGCTCGTCTGCTGATCGAGAAGCGCAGCTTCGAGGCTTCCCAGCGCGCCCGGGACCGCAAGGAATCGACGGAGGCCGACATCGCGCGCGAGATGCGCGACAACTCCCTCGTCACCCGGACTGCGCTGCGTTCCGTCCAGCAGATCTTCTCGCTCGTGGGAGCGCGCGCCGGCAGCGCCGAGCATCCCGTCTCGCGAGCCAAGCGCGATGTCGAGATGATCTCCCACCACGTGACCCTCAACTGGCGGCAGGCGGCGGTGCGCTATCTGGGATCGGTGGCGTGA
- a CDS encoding flavin reductase family protein: MIPADDFKAAFRLHPAGVALITADAHGVPIALTASSVSAVSADPPLLMFSVSVHSSSSTVLRLADTVVVHLLSAQNLDLAVLGATSGVDRFADTARWRRLPTGEPVFDDAHTWLRARILHRIDAGGSTVFVGTAVESRCAADTAADEGLVYRNRTWHRVGEDSVAEPARLVGAARN; the protein is encoded by the coding sequence ATGATCCCCGCCGACGACTTCAAGGCGGCCTTCCGCCTGCACCCCGCGGGGGTCGCGCTCATCACGGCCGACGCCCACGGCGTGCCGATCGCCCTCACCGCCTCGTCGGTGTCCGCCGTGAGTGCAGACCCACCGCTGCTCATGTTCTCCGTCTCGGTGCACAGTTCGAGCTCGACCGTGCTGAGACTGGCGGACACCGTCGTCGTGCACCTGCTCTCTGCGCAGAACCTCGACCTCGCGGTTCTCGGCGCCACCAGCGGGGTCGACCGGTTCGCCGACACGGCGCGGTGGCGCCGACTGCCCACGGGTGAGCCGGTCTTCGACGACGCCCACACCTGGTTGCGGGCCCGGATCCTGCACCGCATCGACGCGGGAGGCTCGACGGTCTTCGTGGGTACCGCCGTCGAGTCCCGCTGCGCTGCGGATACCGCGGCGGACGAGGGGCTGGTGTACCGCAATCGCACGTGGCATCGGGTGGGTGAGGACTCGGTCGCCGAGCCCGCCCGTCTCGTCGGCGCCGCGCGCAACTAG
- a CDS encoding MarR family winged helix-turn-helix transcriptional regulator: MDAAERDDEVDLIIDAWSLHLPDVDLTPLDVMSRLRRAAHRLSRLRSKAFGSAGLAVWEFDVLAALRRADAPHELNPAQLIAATMIGSAAMTTRLEKLSARGLVERRPNPRDGRGVLVRLAPEGIERVDAAMTELARVEADALSGVSREDQATLARVLRQLGREG, translated from the coding sequence ATGGATGCCGCGGAGCGCGATGACGAGGTCGACCTCATCATCGACGCGTGGTCGCTTCACCTGCCGGATGTCGACCTCACGCCGCTGGATGTCATGTCGCGGCTGCGACGCGCCGCCCACCGCCTCTCTCGTCTCCGGTCGAAGGCCTTCGGCTCCGCGGGGCTCGCGGTGTGGGAGTTCGACGTGCTCGCGGCGCTGCGCCGCGCGGACGCCCCGCACGAGCTGAACCCCGCGCAGCTCATCGCCGCGACCATGATCGGCAGCGCGGCGATGACGACGCGGCTCGAAAAGCTGTCGGCGCGCGGACTCGTGGAGCGGCGCCCCAACCCCCGCGACGGGCGCGGGGTGCTCGTGCGGCTCGCACCCGAGGGCATCGAGCGGGTGGATGCCGCGATGACCGAGCTGGCGCGCGTCGAGGCCGACGCGCTGAGCGGCGTGAGCCGCGAAGACCAGGCGACGCTCGCGCGCGTGCTGCGCCAGCTCGGCCGGGAGGGCTGA
- a CDS encoding heavy-metal-associated domain-containing protein: MTTTELFVSGMTCAHCVASVSEEIGEIPGVAAVDVDLRAGEASRVRVTSAAPLDATALREAVEEAGYTLAGAPA, from the coding sequence ATGACCACTACCGAACTCTTCGTCTCCGGGATGACCTGCGCGCACTGCGTCGCGAGCGTCTCGGAGGAGATCGGTGAGATCCCGGGCGTCGCCGCCGTCGACGTCGATCTGCGCGCGGGCGAGGCGTCGCGCGTGCGCGTCACGAGCGCAGCGCCCCTCGACGCCACCGCGCTCCGGGAGGCCGTGGAGGAGGCCGGCTACACGCTCGCCGGCGCACCCGCGTGA